In a single window of the Thermus amyloliquefaciens genome:
- a CDS encoding DMT family transporter translates to MHGYALGLLALNLLTLLWGTTFVVVKGAVGEMAPSLLVLLRFLLASLFFLPWALRLPKGVWGPGLELAFWLLLGYASQAVGLMYTSASRSAFITALNVVLVPLLLGLAGRRLGPVWLAALLAFLGVGLLSYDPRQPPLNVGDLWTLLTAFTYALYIVRLEVHAKTFPSLPLTAVQVFGTAFLALPWALWEGVEWEGIPWGAVLYLGVVATALTTWLQTWGQKYVPAPQAAILYTLEPVWATLFAFLVLGERLGVTGLLGAVLVILATLQAIRRSPA, encoded by the coding sequence ATGCACGGCTACGCCCTGGGCCTCCTTGCCCTCAACCTCCTCACCCTTCTTTGGGGCACCACCTTCGTGGTGGTCAAGGGGGCGGTGGGGGAGATGGCCCCAAGCCTTCTGGTCCTTCTCCGCTTCCTTCTGGCGAGCCTCTTCTTCTTGCCCTGGGCCCTCCGCCTGCCCAAGGGGGTTTGGGGCCCGGGGTTGGAGCTGGCCTTCTGGCTCCTCCTGGGCTACGCCTCCCAGGCGGTGGGCCTCATGTACACCTCGGCGAGCCGAAGCGCCTTCATCACCGCCTTAAACGTGGTGTTGGTGCCCCTTCTCCTGGGCCTGGCGGGCAGGCGGCTCGGCCCAGTGTGGCTGGCCGCCCTTTTGGCCTTCTTGGGGGTGGGCCTTCTCTCCTACGATCCTCGCCAGCCCCCCCTCAACGTGGGGGACCTCTGGACCCTGCTCACCGCCTTTACCTACGCCCTTTACATCGTGCGCCTCGAGGTGCACGCCAAAACCTTCCCCTCCCTGCCCCTCACCGCGGTGCAGGTCTTCGGCACGGCCTTCTTGGCCCTACCCTGGGCCCTTTGGGAAGGGGTGGAGTGGGAAGGAATACCCTGGGGGGCGGTCCTCTACCTGGGGGTGGTGGCCACGGCCCTCACCACCTGGCTCCAGACCTGGGGACAGAAGTACGTGCCTGCTCCCCAGGCGGCCATCCTCTACACCCTGGAACCCGTCTGGGCCACCCTCTTCGCCTTCCTTGTCCTGGGGGAAAGGCTCGGGGTAACGGGCCTCCTGGGGGCCGTCTTGGTGATCCTGGCCACCCTACAGGCTATCCGCCGATCCCCAGCATGA
- the moaA gene encoding GTP 3',8-cyclase MoaA, producing MKLLDNHGRIIKDLRISITPRCNLHCLYCHPLGLEMAEPPGTLTVEEVDHFLEAASLLGLSAVRFTGGEPLVRKELPQMIERARSKEGIEDVAITTNGLLFAKRAKELVQAGLNRVNISLDAITPEVFTRITRGGKVERVLEAIETALELGLHPVKLNAVVIRGMNEEEVVPLAGLSLDRPLHMRYIEYMHLDNSDPEEYRHRFVPGKEIRARIEAVYGPLEPVPHDPSSPARVFKIPGAQGTVGFINPVTEPFCSNCSRLRLTSDKKLRPCLLTDLEMDIAWAFAAEEPVEALVDAILIATNRKPAFGNTLPTLRKRVMLGIGG from the coding sequence ATGAAGCTACTGGACAACCACGGGCGCATCATCAAAGACCTTCGCATCTCCATCACCCCCCGGTGCAACCTGCACTGCCTTTACTGCCACCCCCTGGGCCTCGAGATGGCCGAACCCCCGGGAACCCTCACGGTGGAGGAGGTGGACCATTTCCTGGAGGCCGCCTCCCTTCTGGGCCTTTCCGCCGTGCGCTTCACGGGCGGGGAGCCCCTGGTGCGCAAGGAGCTTCCCCAGATGATCGAACGGGCCCGGAGCAAGGAGGGGATTGAGGACGTGGCCATCACCACCAACGGCCTCCTCTTCGCCAAAAGGGCCAAGGAGCTGGTCCAGGCGGGCCTGAACCGGGTGAACATCTCCCTGGACGCCATCACCCCCGAGGTCTTCACCCGCATCACCCGGGGCGGGAAGGTGGAGCGGGTGCTGGAGGCGATAGAGACCGCCTTGGAGCTTGGGCTCCACCCCGTAAAGCTCAACGCCGTGGTGATCCGGGGGATGAACGAGGAGGAGGTGGTGCCCCTGGCGGGCCTCTCCCTGGACCGCCCCTTGCACATGCGCTACATCGAGTACATGCACCTGGACAACTCCGACCCCGAGGAGTACCGCCACCGCTTTGTCCCCGGGAAGGAGATCCGGGCCCGGATCGAGGCGGTCTATGGCCCCTTGGAACCCGTTCCCCACGACCCCTCCTCCCCGGCGCGGGTCTTCAAGATCCCCGGGGCCCAGGGCACCGTGGGCTTCATCAACCCCGTCACCGAGCCCTTTTGCTCCAACTGCTCCCGGCTTCGCCTCACCTCGGACAAAAAGCTCAGGCCCTGCCTCCTCACCGATTTGGAGATGGACATCGCCTGGGCCTTTGCCGCGGAGGAGCCCGTGGAGGCCCTGGTGGATGCCATCCTCATCGCCACCAACCGCAAGCCCGCCTTCGGCAACACCCTCCCCACCCTCAGGAAGCGGGTCATGCTGGGGATCGGCGGATAG
- a CDS encoding Swt1 family HEPN domain-containing protein, which translates to MALSNREIVGRGLDLLKAGLGPFVEREYRRVYGEAWAQQALEVVRGERSKLQNPDAQALLKLMDHRWHEVFDEKLGQWGRTLVKELLEVRNRYAHQNAFTLEDAHRALDTMTRLLEMVAAEEARETGRLARELLRRRFEEEARREMERAAKLPQVPTPSGLKPWREVATPHPDVASGRFSEAEFAADLAQVLRGEASPEYGDPLEFYRRTHLTGGLRRLLLNALRRLSGEGGDPVVELQTAFGGGKTHSMLALYHLFGGGLDPHEVPGLEEVLKEAGLTQAPKARRAVLVGTALDPAKPRPKPEGVVVHTLWGEMAYQLGGVEGYRLVAEGDLRGVAPGSDTLKELFDRFAPVLILIDEWVAYLRNLYGEVDLPAGTFDQNLTFAQALTEAAKRSGRALLVASLPASDAEVGGSGGREALFRLQNVFGRLESVWQPATQDESYEIVRRRLFLPLSAEGFRDRDAVVQAFMRLYREHKGEFPAETAEADYERRLKLAYPIHPELFDRLYGDWSTLEGFQRTRGVLRLMAAVVHTLWTRGDTSLMILPGNLPLDAGGPRYELTRHLSRFHEGFDQVLDTDVDGPNAKAFLLDQERPNLGRYQMARRTARAVFMATAPAAAPIGRPRGVESIRVRLGVVQPGENPSFVGDALRALADKLTYFHAEGDRFWFETRPSLNRLAQDRAAALDEEKVRQELAERLRTWARERPSLFAAVHAIPEGSGDVPDEPALRLVVLPPWTPYAKGGSEAERLAREILERRGQAPRRYRNTLLFLAAEASSWPDLEAASRSYLAWKSIWEEASALDLGDRNRAQVKSRMAEAETTLNTRLEEAYRHLLSFHQPDPKAPDLELQALRLQGSGKPLERAASKARNESLVYTEWHPRFLQDTLERYGFFTAREPQGILSLRWLWEACCTYPYLPRLKDEEVLLASVRKGVEEGLFGYAERLEEERPKGVLLGEGGFAPNLAGFLLAKEVAEKAKAEEGGQSPRPPTLGPLSSHTEPLPPPPPPPQPKPRRFYLKKELPPTNLLREAELLAREIVLQLAKEPKVRVRVVLEVQAEAEEGFPEDLARALRENSQALRAEYGLEEA; encoded by the coding sequence ATGGCGCTCAGCAACCGGGAAATCGTGGGGCGGGGCCTGGACCTTTTGAAGGCGGGCCTCGGCCCTTTTGTGGAGCGGGAGTACCGCCGGGTGTACGGGGAGGCGTGGGCCCAGCAGGCCCTCGAGGTGGTGCGGGGGGAGCGAAGCAAACTTCAAAACCCCGACGCCCAGGCCCTCCTCAAGCTCATGGACCACCGCTGGCACGAGGTTTTTGACGAGAAGCTGGGCCAGTGGGGGCGCACCCTGGTGAAGGAGCTCCTCGAGGTGCGCAACCGTTACGCCCACCAAAACGCCTTCACCCTCGAGGACGCCCACCGGGCCCTGGACACCATGACCCGCCTCCTGGAGATGGTGGCCGCTGAGGAAGCCCGGGAGACCGGGCGGCTCGCCCGGGAACTCCTGCGCCGCCGCTTTGAGGAGGAGGCCCGGCGGGAGATGGAACGGGCGGCCAAGCTTCCCCAGGTCCCCACCCCCTCGGGCCTCAAGCCCTGGCGGGAGGTGGCCACCCCCCATCCGGACGTGGCCTCGGGCCGCTTCAGCGAGGCCGAGTTCGCCGCCGACCTGGCCCAGGTCCTCCGGGGGGAGGCAAGCCCGGAGTACGGCGACCCCTTGGAGTTCTACCGGCGCACCCACCTCACAGGAGGCCTCCGGCGGCTCTTGCTGAACGCCTTAAGGCGGCTTTCAGGAGAGGGCGGCGACCCGGTGGTGGAGCTCCAAACGGCCTTCGGCGGGGGCAAAACCCACTCCATGCTGGCCCTCTACCACCTCTTTGGCGGAGGGCTTGACCCCCACGAGGTGCCGGGCCTGGAAGAGGTGCTGAAGGAGGCGGGCCTCACCCAGGCCCCCAAGGCCCGCCGGGCGGTGCTGGTGGGCACCGCCTTGGACCCCGCCAAACCCCGCCCCAAGCCGGAAGGGGTGGTGGTCCACACCCTATGGGGGGAGATGGCCTACCAGCTGGGCGGGGTGGAGGGCTACCGCCTGGTGGCGGAGGGGGACCTGAGGGGTGTGGCCCCCGGCTCCGACACCCTTAAAGAGCTCTTTGATCGCTTCGCCCCGGTTCTGATCCTGATTGACGAGTGGGTGGCCTATCTGCGCAACCTTTACGGGGAGGTAGACCTTCCCGCAGGCACCTTTGACCAAAACCTCACCTTCGCCCAAGCCCTCACCGAGGCCGCAAAGCGTAGCGGGCGGGCCCTGTTGGTGGCCTCCCTCCCCGCCTCCGATGCCGAGGTGGGAGGTAGCGGGGGACGGGAAGCCCTCTTCCGTCTGCAAAACGTCTTTGGCCGCCTGGAAAGCGTCTGGCAACCCGCCACCCAGGACGAGTCCTACGAGATCGTGCGCCGCAGGCTTTTCCTGCCCCTCTCGGCCGAGGGCTTCCGGGACCGGGATGCGGTGGTGCAGGCCTTCATGCGGCTTTACCGGGAACACAAGGGGGAGTTCCCTGCGGAAACCGCAGAGGCCGACTACGAGCGCCGCCTGAAGCTGGCCTACCCCATCCACCCGGAGCTCTTTGACCGCCTCTATGGGGACTGGTCCACCCTCGAGGGGTTCCAGCGCACCCGGGGGGTGCTCCGCCTTATGGCCGCCGTGGTCCACACCCTTTGGACCCGCGGGGACACCTCCCTCATGATCCTCCCCGGGAACCTGCCCCTGGATGCGGGAGGACCCCGGTACGAGCTCACCCGCCACCTCTCCCGCTTCCACGAGGGCTTTGACCAGGTGCTGGACACGGACGTGGACGGACCCAACGCCAAGGCTTTTCTCCTGGACCAGGAACGGCCCAACCTGGGCCGCTACCAGATGGCCCGGCGCACCGCACGGGCGGTCTTCATGGCCACCGCCCCCGCCGCCGCCCCCATTGGCAGGCCCCGGGGGGTGGAGAGCATCCGGGTACGCCTGGGGGTGGTCCAACCTGGGGAAAACCCCTCCTTCGTAGGGGACGCCCTCCGGGCCCTGGCCGACAAGCTTACCTACTTCCATGCTGAAGGGGATCGCTTTTGGTTTGAAACCCGGCCCAGCCTGAACCGCCTGGCCCAGGACCGGGCCGCCGCCTTGGACGAGGAAAAGGTGCGCCAAGAACTGGCGGAACGGCTCCGCACCTGGGCCAGGGAACGCCCTAGCCTCTTCGCCGCCGTTCACGCCATCCCTGAAGGGAGCGGAGACGTCCCTGACGAACCCGCCTTGCGCCTGGTGGTCCTGCCCCCTTGGACCCCTTACGCCAAGGGAGGATCGGAGGCGGAGCGTTTGGCGAGGGAGATTCTAGAAAGGCGTGGGCAGGCCCCGAGGCGCTACCGCAACACCCTCCTCTTCCTGGCGGCAGAGGCCAGCTCTTGGCCGGATCTGGAGGCGGCCTCGAGGAGTTACCTGGCCTGGAAGTCCATCTGGGAGGAAGCTTCCGCCCTGGACCTGGGGGACAGGAACAGGGCGCAGGTGAAGTCGCGCATGGCCGAGGCGGAAACCACCCTGAACACCCGCCTGGAGGAGGCCTACCGCCACCTCCTCAGCTTCCACCAGCCCGACCCCAAAGCGCCGGACCTGGAACTCCAAGCCCTCCGTCTTCAAGGGAGCGGCAAACCCCTGGAACGGGCAGCAAGCAAGGCCAGAAACGAGAGTCTGGTCTACACGGAGTGGCACCCCCGGTTCCTGCAGGATACCCTGGAGCGCTACGGCTTCTTCACCGCCCGGGAACCCCAAGGGATCCTCTCCCTACGCTGGCTTTGGGAGGCTTGCTGCACCTACCCCTACCTGCCTCGGCTGAAGGACGAGGAGGTCCTCCTGGCCTCCGTGCGGAAGGGGGTGGAGGAGGGGCTTTTCGGCTACGCGGAGCGCCTCGAGGAAGAGCGGCCCAAAGGGGTGCTTTTGGGTGAGGGGGGTTTTGCCCCCAACCTGGCAGGGTTCCTCCTGGCAAAGGAAGTGGCGGAAAAGGCCAAAGCGGAGGAAGGGGGCCAATCCCCTAGGCCCCCAACGTTAGGGCCGCTTTCCTCCCACACGGAACCCCTTCCCCCACCCCCTCCCCCACCCCAACCCAAACCTCGGCGGTTCTACCTCAAAAAGGAGCTTCCCCCCACCAACCTCCTGCGGGAAGCTGAACTCCTGGCCCGGGAGATCGTCCTCCAGCTGGCTAAGGAGCCGAAGGTGCGGGTGAGGGTGGTCCTCGAGGTCCAGGCGGAGGCCGAAGAGGGTTTCCCAGAGGACCTGGCCCGGGCCCTTCGGGAAAACAGCCAGGCCCTCAGAGCGGAGTATGGCCTCGAGGAGGCGTGA
- a CDS encoding helix-turn-helix domain-containing protein: protein MESKSATIRRLYQEGKSVSAIAKELGLTYQRVYNTLRRAGLLPTKEGGEPSPKAYADFIAGLEILGVELLEVHAKLERPPQGQKRFSPSPDGLSAFGPTKTEEGFQAGLELRLEFQDEEGRFGFVHLRLAAHYRSPIFPDEALFKVFRERNLPLNLWPYLRVYVDFLTAQMGLPRLVLPVLKL from the coding sequence ATGGAAAGCAAGTCCGCCACCATCCGCAGGCTCTACCAGGAGGGCAAGAGCGTCTCCGCCATCGCCAAGGAGCTGGGCCTCACCTACCAGCGGGTCTACAACACCCTGCGCCGGGCGGGGCTCCTCCCCACCAAGGAGGGCGGAGAACCTTCCCCCAAGGCCTACGCCGACTTCATCGCCGGTTTAGAGATCCTGGGGGTGGAGCTCCTCGAGGTCCACGCCAAGCTGGAGCGTCCCCCCCAGGGCCAAAAGCGCTTCAGCCCCTCCCCCGATGGGCTTTCCGCCTTTGGCCCCACAAAGACTGAGGAGGGCTTCCAAGCCGGCCTGGAGCTTAGGCTGGAGTTCCAGGACGAGGAGGGCCGCTTTGGCTTCGTCCACCTGCGCCTGGCCGCCCACTACCGGAGCCCCATCTTCCCCGACGAAGCCCTCTTCAAGGTCTTCCGCGAACGGAACCTGCCCCTGAACCTCTGGCCCTACCTGAGGGTCTACGTGGACTTCCTCACCGCCCAGATGGGCCTGCCCCGCCTGGTGCTGCCGGTCCTGAAGCTCTAG
- a CDS encoding helix-turn-helix domain-containing protein: MDFRDYYQESLKDPESARLYREVLDEELSWLLSYLREHRGLSQKEVAERLGVSRSRVSQMETSAGLSMTLEGLARYAQALGLSLRLEFTDEEGEVLARFHLGADEPVAEPVTKTWEPVAEAWVALRQKGKRAWEEIA; this comes from the coding sequence ATGGATTTCCGCGACTACTACCAGGAGTCCCTGAAGGATCCCGAAAGCGCTCGGCTTTACCGGGAGGTTCTGGACGAGGAGCTTTCTTGGCTTCTGAGCTACCTCCGGGAACACAGGGGGCTTTCCCAGAAGGAGGTGGCCGAGCGGCTGGGGGTGTCCCGGAGCCGCGTCAGCCAAATGGAAACCTCCGCCGGGCTTTCCATGACCCTCGAGGGGCTGGCCCGCTACGCCCAGGCCCTGGGGCTTTCCCTGCGCCTGGAGTTCACCGACGAAGAGGGCGAAGTCCTGGCCCGGTTCCACTTGGGCGCGGACGAGCCCGTGGCCGAGCCCGTGACCAAGACCTGGGAGCCTGTGGCGGAAGCCTGGGTCGCTTTGAGACAGAAGGGAAAGCGGGCGTGGGAGGAAATCGCCTAG
- a CDS encoding type II toxin-antitoxin system RelE/ParE family toxin gives MGRYRVVFYVDARGHSQVRDWLEELRRHNPKLHAFALRLLRMLEEQGPDLRPPLAKRLGHLEAPIWELRHRTGIRLYYWRQEELLFVVAAGEVKDQDSPDPKLLELAEQAYKAMKKGKVN, from the coding sequence GTGGGGCGCTACCGGGTGGTCTTCTACGTGGATGCTCGGGGGCACTCGCAAGTTCGGGACTGGCTGGAAGAGCTTAGGCGCCACAATCCCAAGCTTCACGCCTTTGCCCTGCGCCTTCTGCGCATGCTGGAAGAGCAAGGCCCAGACCTCCGCCCGCCTCTGGCCAAGCGGCTTGGCCACCTGGAGGCACCCATCTGGGAGCTCCGCCACCGCACGGGTATCCGCCTCTACTACTGGCGCCAGGAAGAGCTTCTCTTTGTGGTGGCGGCGGGGGAGGTCAAGGACCAAGACAGCCCGGACCCTAAGCTCCTCGAGCTGGCCGAGCAAGCCTACAAGGCCATGAAAAAGGGAAAGGTGAACTGA
- a CDS encoding DUF1156 domain-containing protein — protein MRKLIEVALPLEAINRESSREKSIRHGHPSTLHLWWARRPLASARAVLFASLVDDPGEYLPEEEARKERERLFALLERLVNWDNIKNPTEAEREGGVIWEAQYEMAKSLARALGEKPPASPKDRERIRALLEQAPPVLDPFAGGGTIPLEAQRLGLKAYAFDLNPVAVLINKALIEIPPRFAGKPPVNSDYRAKAQATDRFPRAKGLAQDVRYYGAWMREEALKRIGHLYPDLNGERVIAWLWARTVVCPNPACRAEAPLARSFWLSTKRKVYVVPEVQGGQVFFRVEEGKEPPVAGTVDRRGGRCLVCGAHIPLEHVRQEGKAGRLGARLMAIVTEGEGGRNYHAPTPEHEEVAKEAIPRWKPDTKLPSQALGFRVQNYGLTTHADLFTPRQLVALTTFADLVAEAREKAYRDALEAGLTDDGLPLAEGGVGAKAYAEAVGVYLGIGIDRLADYHASLCIWHVNRETIAHVFNRQALPMTWDYAEANPFGEATGSWEGMVEWVAKALEALPAHPQGQARQVNALEAANGVPTPPLISTDPPYYDNISYAALSDFFYVWLRKALGDTYPTLFRTLLTPKAEELVADPYRQGGKEAARRHFEEGMRQVFQNLRAKAHPHYPLSLYYAFKQQEAEVNGNGEEEDETPKVASTGWETFLQGLVDAGFQITATWPMRTELANRPRGQNSNALASSILLVCRPRPQHAPIATRQDFLRALRRELPEALRHLTQGSIPPVDLAQSAIGPGMAVYSRFQAVLEPDGRAIPVREALALINQVLDEFLAEEEAELDAPTRFAIAWYEQYGYADGPYGDAETLAKAKNVSVTAMAEGGILWAKGGKVRLLRPEEYPPDWNPAGHRSLSAWEVAHGLIKALKEQGETAATSLLARIPEALAEGARALAYRLYGLAERKGRLAEAQDFNLLAGSYSHLSVEARKTRRAVQEGLF, from the coding sequence ATGAGGAAGCTCATTGAAGTCGCCCTGCCCCTCGAGGCCATCAACCGAGAGTCCTCCAGGGAGAAGTCCATCCGCCACGGCCACCCCTCCACCCTGCACCTCTGGTGGGCCAGACGGCCTTTGGCCTCGGCCCGGGCGGTCCTCTTCGCCAGCTTGGTGGACGACCCTGGGGAGTACCTGCCCGAGGAGGAAGCCAGAAAGGAGAGAGAACGGCTCTTTGCTCTTCTGGAACGCCTGGTAAACTGGGACAACATCAAGAACCCCACGGAAGCCGAGCGGGAAGGAGGGGTTATCTGGGAAGCCCAGTACGAGATGGCCAAGAGCCTGGCCCGCGCCCTGGGGGAGAAGCCCCCCGCCTCCCCCAAGGACCGGGAGAGGATAAGGGCCCTCCTGGAGCAGGCCCCCCCGGTCCTGGACCCCTTTGCCGGAGGGGGCACCATCCCCCTCGAGGCCCAGCGCCTGGGCCTGAAGGCCTACGCCTTTGACCTGAACCCCGTGGCCGTCCTCATCAACAAGGCCCTGATAGAAATCCCCCCCCGCTTCGCCGGAAAGCCCCCAGTGAACTCGGACTACCGGGCCAAGGCCCAGGCCACGGACCGCTTCCCCCGGGCCAAGGGCCTGGCCCAGGACGTGCGATACTACGGGGCCTGGATGCGGGAGGAGGCCCTCAAGCGCATCGGCCACCTCTACCCCGACCTGAACGGGGAGCGGGTCATCGCCTGGCTCTGGGCCCGCACCGTGGTTTGCCCTAACCCCGCCTGCCGGGCAGAGGCTCCCCTGGCGCGCTCCTTCTGGCTTTCCACAAAGAGGAAGGTCTACGTGGTGCCCGAGGTGCAGGGGGGCCAGGTGTTTTTCCGGGTGGAGGAGGGAAAGGAGCCTCCCGTGGCAGGCACCGTGGACCGGCGGGGCGGGCGGTGCCTGGTGTGCGGGGCCCACATCCCCTTGGAGCATGTGCGCCAGGAGGGGAAGGCGGGCCGCCTAGGGGCCCGGCTCATGGCCATCGTGACCGAGGGGGAAGGGGGAAGGAACTACCACGCCCCCACCCCGGAGCACGAGGAGGTGGCCAAGGAAGCGATACCGAGGTGGAAGCCGGACACTAAGCTCCCCAGCCAGGCTTTAGGCTTCCGGGTGCAAAACTACGGCCTCACCACCCACGCCGACCTCTTCACCCCCCGCCAGCTGGTGGCCCTCACCACCTTCGCCGACCTGGTGGCGGAGGCCCGGGAGAAGGCCTACCGGGACGCCCTGGAAGCGGGGCTGACCGACGATGGCCTGCCCCTGGCGGAAGGAGGGGTGGGGGCCAAGGCCTACGCGGAGGCGGTGGGGGTGTATTTGGGTATCGGAATAGATCGCCTTGCCGACTATCACGCTTCTTTGTGTATTTGGCACGTAAACAGAGAAACCATTGCCCACGTCTTCAACCGCCAAGCCCTCCCCATGACTTGGGACTATGCCGAAGCAAATCCCTTCGGGGAAGCCACGGGCTCTTGGGAGGGCATGGTGGAGTGGGTGGCAAAAGCCCTGGAAGCCCTCCCCGCCCACCCCCAGGGCCAGGCCCGCCAGGTGAACGCCCTGGAGGCGGCCAACGGGGTGCCCACCCCACCCCTCATCTCCACCGACCCCCCCTACTACGACAACATCAGCTACGCCGCCCTCTCCGACTTCTTCTACGTCTGGCTCCGCAAGGCCCTGGGGGACACCTACCCCACCCTCTTCCGCACCCTCCTCACCCCCAAGGCCGAGGAGCTGGTGGCCGACCCCTACCGCCAAGGAGGGAAGGAGGCGGCCAGGCGCCACTTTGAGGAGGGGATGCGCCAGGTCTTCCAAAACCTCCGGGCCAAGGCCCACCCCCACTATCCCCTTTCCCTCTACTACGCCTTTAAGCAACAGGAAGCGGAGGTAAATGGGAACGGGGAGGAGGAAGACGAAACCCCCAAGGTGGCCTCCACCGGCTGGGAAACCTTCCTCCAGGGCCTGGTGGATGCGGGCTTCCAGATCACCGCCACCTGGCCCATGCGCACGGAGTTAGCCAACCGCCCCAGGGGACAGAACTCCAACGCCCTGGCCTCCTCCATCCTCCTGGTCTGCCGCCCCCGGCCCCAACATGCCCCCATAGCCACCCGCCAGGACTTCCTCAGGGCCCTCAGGCGGGAGCTTCCTGAAGCCCTGCGCCACCTCACCCAAGGAAGCATCCCCCCTGTGGACCTGGCCCAAAGCGCCATCGGCCCCGGCATGGCGGTGTACAGCCGCTTCCAGGCGGTGCTGGAGCCCGATGGCCGCGCCATCCCCGTGCGGGAAGCCCTGGCCCTCATCAACCAGGTGCTGGACGAGTTCCTGGCCGAGGAGGAAGCCGAGCTGGACGCCCCCACCCGCTTCGCCATCGCCTGGTACGAGCAGTACGGCTACGCCGATGGCCCCTACGGGGACGCCGAGACCCTGGCCAAGGCAAAAAACGTGTCCGTGACGGCCATGGCAGAAGGGGGCATCCTCTGGGCCAAGGGGGGCAAGGTGCGCCTCCTCCGCCCCGAGGAGTACCCCCCGGACTGGAACCCCGCTGGCCACCGCTCCCTCTCCGCCTGGGAAGTGGCCCACGGGCTTATCAAAGCCCTAAAGGAGCAGGGGGAAACCGCCGCCACCAGCCTTCTGGCCCGCATTCCCGAGGCCCTGGCGGAAGGGGCCAGGGCCCTGGCCTACCGCCTCTACGGCCTGGCCGAGCGCAAGGGCCGCCTGGCGGAGGCCCAGGACTTTAACCTCCTGGCGGGCAGCTACAGCCACCTCAGCGTGGAGGCCCGCAAAACCCGGCGGGCGGTGCAGGAAGGGCTCTTCTGA
- a CDS encoding DUF3883 domain-containing protein, with protein sequence MKPPEAEAQKRLERLAVEAVLQAERKLGHEPKVMPPGWPGYDVESRTPQGTLRFLEVKGKGPGSEVVTLSRTQILTALNKPDAWFLAVVETDGERALRVHYIPTPFVREPDFGATSVNYSLKELLAKAVQVVAL encoded by the coding sequence GTGAAACCCCCCGAAGCGGAAGCGCAAAAGCGCCTGGAACGGCTGGCGGTGGAGGCGGTGCTCCAAGCGGAGCGCAAGCTGGGCCACGAACCCAAGGTCATGCCCCCAGGCTGGCCCGGCTACGACGTGGAGTCCCGCACCCCCCAAGGGACTCTCCGCTTCCTCGAGGTGAAGGGCAAGGGGCCGGGGTCAGAGGTGGTAACCCTCTCCCGCACCCAGATCCTCACCGCCCTCAACAAGCCTGACGCCTGGTTCCTGGCGGTGGTGGAGACGGACGGGGAGAGGGCCCTCAGGGTCCACTACATCCCCACCCCCTTTGTGCGGGAACCCGACTTCGGGGCCACCAGCGTGAACTACAGCCTGAAGGAGCTCCTGGCCAAGGCGGTGCAGGTGGTGGCCTTGTGA